The Triticum aestivum cultivar Chinese Spring chromosome 7B, IWGSC CS RefSeq v2.1, whole genome shotgun sequence genome window below encodes:
- the LOC123155625 gene encoding DNA-directed RNA polymerase II subunit RPB1 encodes MDARFPYSPAEVAKVQLVQFGILSPDEIRQMSVVVIEHAETMERGKAKPGGLSDPRLGTIDRKIKCDTCMAGMAECPGHFGHLELAKPMFHIGFIKTVLSIMRCVCFNCSKILADEEDTKFKQALKIRNPKNRLRRIYDACKSKKICAGGDELEVQDQQDADEPVKKRGGCGAQQPNITVDGMKMVAEFKATKKKSDDQDQLPEPVERKQILSAERVLNVLKRISDEDCLLLGLNPKYARPDWMILQVLPIPPPPVRPSVMMDTSSRSEDDLTHQLAMIIRHNENLRRQERNGAPAHIITEFAQLLQFHIATYFDNDLPGQPRATQRSGRPIKSICSRLKAKEGRIRGNLMGKRVDFSARTVITPDPNINIDQLGVPWSIALNLTYPETVTPYNIERLKELVEYGPHPPPGKTGAKYIIREDGQRLDLRYVKKSSDQHLELGYKVERHLNDGDFVLFNRQPSLHKMSIMGHRIKIMPYSTFRLNLSVTSPYNADFDGDEMNMHVPQSFETRAEVLELMMVPKCIVSPQANRPVMGIVQDTLLGCRKITKRDTLIEKDVFMNILMWWEDFDGKVPAPAILRPRPIWTGKQVFNLIIPKLINLIRFSAWHAETESGFITPGDTMVRIEKGELLSGTLCKKTLGTSTGSLIHVIWEEVGPDAARKFLGHTQWLVNYWLLQNGFSIGIGDTIADAATMEKINETIGTAKNEVKELIKQAQEKNLEPEPGRTMMESFENRVNQVLNKARDDAGSSAQKSLSESNNLKAMVTAGSKGSFINISQMTACVGQQNVEGKRIPFGFVDRTLPHFTKDDYGPESRGFVENSYLRGLTPQEFFFHAMGGREGLIDTAVKTSETGYIQRRLVKAMEDIMVKYDGTVRNSLGDVIQFLYGEDGMDAVWIESQKLDSLKMKKAEFDNVFRYELDDENWRPTYMLPDHVDDLKTIREFRNVFEAEVQKLEADRLQLGTEITTTGDNTWPMPVNLKRLIWNAQKTFKIDLRRPSDMHPMEIVEAIDKLQERLKVVPGDDAMSIEAQKNATLFFNILLRSTFASKRVLKEYRLTKESFEWVIGEIESRFLQSLVAPGEMIGCVAAQSIGEPATQMTLNTFHYAGVSAKNVTLGVPRLREIINVAKKIKTPSLSVFLKPEVSKKKELAKNVQCALEYTTLRSVTHATEIWYDPDPLGTIIEEDVEFVRSYYEMPDEDIDPDKISPWLLRIELNREMMVDKKLSMADIAEKINHEFDDDLSCIFNDDNADKLILRVRITNDEAPKGEIQDESAEDDVFLKKIEGNMLTEMALRGIPDINKVFIKYGKVNKFDESEGFKPDNEWMLDTEGVNLLAVMCHEDVDSTRTTSNHLIEVIEVLGIEAVRRSLLDELRVVISFDGSYVNYRHLAILCDTMTYRGHLMAITRHGINRNDTGPLMRCSFEETVDILLDAAVYAESDYLRGVTENIMLGQLAPIGTGGCGLYLNDQMLQQAIELQLPSYVEGLDYGMTPARSPMSATPYRDGGMMSPMLSPNFRASPITDAQFSPYVGGMAFSPVPSNYSPSSGGGYSPSSPVFSPGPGHGYSPTSPSYSPASPSYSPTSPSYTPGSPSYSPTSPSYSPTSPSYSPTSPSYSPTSPSYSPTSPSYSPTSPSYSPTSPSYSPTSPVYSPTSPAYSPTSPAYSPTSPSYSPTSPSYSPTSPSYSPTSPSYSPTSPSYSPTSPSYSPTSPSYSPTSPAYSPTSPGYSPTSPSYSPTSPNYSPTSPSYNPSSAKYSPSHAYSPSSPRMMSPYSQTSPNYSPTSPTYSPTSPSYAQPSPSYSPTSPHTTSGGPSPDYSPTSPNYSPSASYSPTAPGYSPSSTGPQTTDKDDETVD; translated from the exons ATGGACGCGAGGTTCCCGTACTCGCCGGCTGAGGTGGCCAAGGTGCAGCTCGTGCAGTTCGGCATCCTCAGCCCGGATGAAATC AGACAAATGTCAGTGGTGGTGATAGAGCATGCAGAGACTATGGAGAGGGGGAAGGCAAAGCCTGGGGGTTTGAGTGACCCTCGTTTGGGCACCATTGACCGGAAGATCAAGTGTGATACATGTATGGCTGGGATGGCCGAGTGCCCGGGTCACTTTGGCCACCTTGAGCTTGCAAAGCCAATGTTCCACATCGGCTTCATCAAGACCGTACTCTCCATAATGCGCTGTGTGTGCTTCAACTGTTCCAAGATCCTGGCGGATGAG GAGGATACCAAGTTCAAGCAGGCTCTGAAAATCAGGAACCCAAAAAATAGATTAAGAAGAATATATGATGCTTGCAAGAGCAAAAAGATTTGTGCTGGGGGTGATGAACTTGAGGTTCAAGATCAGCAGGATGCTGATGAGCCAGTGAAGAAAAGAGGCGGTTGTGGTGCTCAGCAGCCAAATATCACAGTTGATGGTATGAAGATGGTTGCAGAATTTAAAGCAACAAAGAAGAAAAGTGATGATCAAGATCAACTCCCTGAACCAGTGGAGCGAAAGCAAATTCTCTCTGCCGAGAGG GTCCTTAATGTTCTCAAGCGTATAAGTGATGAGGACTGTCTTTTGTTGGGCCTGAACCCTAAGTATGCTCGTCCTGATTGGATGATACTGCAAGTCCTTCCAATTCCTCCACCACCTGTCAGACCATCTGTTATGATGGATACTTCCTCCAGAAGTGAG GATGATTTGACTCATCAATTAGCGATGATAATTCGACATAATGAGAATTTGAGGAGGCAAGAGAGAAATGGAGCCCCAGCTCACATTATAACTGAGTTTGCTCAGTTGTTGCAGTTTCACATTGCAACGTACTTCGACAATGATCTTCCTGGACAACCAAGG GCCACTCAGCGTTCTGGAAGGCCTATTAAGTCAATATGCAGCAGGCTGAAAGCAAAAGAAGGCCGGATTAGAGGAAACTTAATGGGGAAGCGTGTTGATTTCTCAGCTCGTACTGTCATCACACCAGATCCGAATATCAACATTGATCAATTGGGGGTGCCATGGAGTATAGCTTTGAATCTGACATACCCAGAAACTGTCACTCCATATAACATTGAGAG GTTGAAAGAGCTAGTAGAATATGGGCCTCACCCACCCCCAGGTAAGACAGGTGCAAAGTACATCATCAGGGAAGATGGTCAGAGGCTGGATCTTCGCTATGTGAAGAAAAGTAGTGATCAGCATTTGGAGCTGGGTTACAAG GTGGAAAGACACCTCAATGATGGAGATTTTGTTCTTTTCAACCGGCAACCAAGTCTTCATAAAATGTCTATCATGGGGCATCGTATTAAAATTATGCCGTACTCAACTTTCCGCCTGAACCTGTCTGTCACATCACCATACAATGCAGATTTTGATGGGGatgaaatgaatatgcatgttccTCAGTCATTTGAGACAAGAGCCGAAGTTTTAGAGTTGATGATGGTGCCAAAATGTATTGTCTCGCCTCAAGCGAATAGACCTGTTATGGGTATTGTCCAGGACACACTTCTTGGGTGTCGAAAAATAACCAAAAGGGACACTCTTATTGAAAAG GATGTATTTATGAACATCCTAATGTGGTGGGAAGATTTTGATGGGAAGGTTCCTGCACCTGCCATTTTGAGACCAAGGCCGATTTGGACTGGCAAACAAGTTTTCAACTTGATTATTCCGAAGCTAATCAATTTAATAAGATTTTCAGCCTGGCATGCTGAAACAGAAAGTGGATTTATTACTCCAGGAGATACTATGGTCAGGATAGAGAAGGGAGAGCTTCTGTCTGGTACACTTTGCAAAAAAACACTTGGAACGTCAACTGGAAGTCTTATTCATGTTATTTG GGAAGAGGTAGGGCCAGATGCTGCACGGAAGTTCTTGGGTCATACACAGTGGCTGGTCAACTACTGGCTTCTGCAAAACGGTTTCAGTATTGGTATTGGAGATACAATTGCAGATGCTGCTACTATGGAGAAGATTAACGAGACAATTGGAACAGCTAAGAATGAGGTGAAGGAGCTTATTaagcaagcacaagagaagaactTGGAACCTGAGCCAGGACGCACCATGATGGAATCATTCGAAAACCGAGTAAATCAG GTTCTTAACAAGGCTCGTGATGATGCTGGGAGTAGTGCTCAGAAGAGTTTGTCTGAGAGCAACAATTTGAAAGCTATGGTCACTGCAGGCTCAAAAGGCAGTTTCATTAATATTTCGCAAATGACTGCTTGTGTCGGACAGCAGAATGTTGAGGGCAAGCGGATTCCATTTGGTTTCGTTGATCGTACATTGCCCCACTTCACGAAAGATGACTACGGCCCTGAAAGTCGCGGGTTTGTTGAGAACTCTTACCTTCGAGGTCTGACACCACAAGAATTTTTCTTCCATGCTATGGGTGGTAGAGAAGGTTTGATTGATACTGCTGTGAAAACCTCTGAGACGGGATATATTCAGCGGAGGCTCGTGAAGGCTATGGAGGACATTATGGTGAAATATGATGGTACTGTGCGAAATTCGCTGGGTGATGTTATTCAATTCTTGTATGGAGAAGATGGCATGGATGCTGTTTGGATTGAATCACAGAAATTGGACTCCCTGAAGATGAAAAAGGCCGAGTTTGATAATGTATTTCGTTATGAACTTGATGATGAGAACTGGAGGCCTACTTACATGTTGCCTGACCATGTTGATGATTTGAAGACCATTCGTGAATTCAGAAATGTGTTCGAGGCAGAGGTTCAGAAATTAGAAGCTGACAGATTACAGCTTGGGACTGAAATTACTACAACTGGCGACAATACATGGCCTATGCCTGTCAACCTCAAGCGGCTTATCTGGAATGCTCAGAAGACTTTCAAGATTGATTTAAGAAGACCTTCTGACATGCACCCAATGGAAATTGTGGAAGCAATAGATAAGCTGCAAGAAAGACTTAAGGTTGTCCCTGGTGACGATGCCATGAGCATCGAGGCTCAGAAGAACGCTACTTTGTTCTTCAATATCCTGCTTCGTAGCACATTTGCTAGCAAGAGGGTCTTGAAAGAATACAGGCTTACAAAGGAATCCTTCGAATGGGTCATTGGTGAGATTGAATCGAGATTCCTCCAGTCTTTAGTAGCTCCTGGTGAAATGATTGGATGTGTGGCTGCACAGTCCATTGGAGAACCGGCAACTCAGATGACACTGAATACTTTCCATTATGCTGGTGTTAGTGCTAAGAATGTTACCCTTGGAGTTCCCAGGTTAAGAGAGATCATTAACGTCGCCAAGAAGATAAAGACTCCATCTCTGTCTGTTTTCCTAAAGCCTGAGGTGAGCAAGAAAAAAGAATTGGCTAAGAATGTGCAGTGTGCCTTGGAGTACACTACACTGCGTAGTGTGACCCATGCCACTGAGATATGGTATGATCCTGATCCTCTAGGAACCATCATTGAAGAGGATGTGGAATTTGTCAGGTCATATTATGAAATGCCTGATGAGGATATTGACCCAGATAAGATCTCTCCTTGGCTGCTGCGTATTGAGCTGAACCGTGAGATGATGGTTGATAAGAAATTGAGCATGGCTGATATTGCAGAGAAGATCAATCATGAATTTGACGATGACTTGTCATGCATATTCAATGATGATAATGCAGATAAGCTCATCCTTCGTGTCCGCATTACAAACGACGAAGCTCCAAAAGGAGAAATACAGGATGAATCTGCTGAGGATGATGTCTTCCTCAAGAAGATTGAGGGTAATATGTTGACTGAGATGGCCCTTCGAGGCATTCCAGATATTAACAAGGTCTTCATCAAATACGGGAAGGTCaataaatttgatgaaagtgagggTTTCAAACCAGATAACGAGTGGATGCTTGATACAGAAGGTGTAAACCTCTTGGCCGTGATGTGTCATGAGGATGTTGATTCTACAAGGACAACAAGTAACCATTTGATTGAAGTGATTGAGGTTCTTGGGATTGAGGCTGTCCGCAGGTCTCTCTTGGATGAGCTGAGGGTGGTTATATCTTTTGATGGGTCTTATGTGAACTACAGGCATCTGGCCATTCTCTGTGATACGATGACATACAGAGGTCACCTGATGGCTATTACTAGGCATGGTATAAATCGTAATGACACAGGGCCCCTCATGAGatgttcttttgaagaaacagtGGATATCTTGCTTGATGCTGCTGTATATGCGGAATCTGATTACCTAAGAGGTGTGACTGAGAACATTATGCTTGGCCAGCTTGCTCCTATTGGTACAGGAGGCTGTGGATTGTATCTGAATGACCAGATGCTGCAGCAGGCGATTGAGCTTCAACTCCCAAGCTATGTTGAAGGTCTGGACTATGGCATGACACCAGCGCGTTCACCCATGTCCGCGACACCGTACCGTGATGGAGGAATGATGTCACCAATGCTGAGTCCAAATTTCAGGGCTTCCCCAATTACAGATGCTCAGTTCTCACCATATGTTGGGGGCATGGCATTCTCACCCGTCCCGTCAAACTACAGCCCATCCTCTGGAGGTGGTTACAGTCCATCTTCTCCGGTGTTCAGCCCAGGGCCAGGACATGGTTACAGTCCCACTTCTCCATCATACAGCCCTGCATCGCCCAGCTACAGCCCCACCTCTCCATCATATACGCCTGGCTCTCCTTCCTACAGCCCGACCAGTCCATCATACTCTCCGACCAGTCCATCATACTCGCCAACATCCCCGAGCTACAGCCCCACATCTCCTAGCTACAGCCCCACATCTCCGAGCTACAGCCCAACATCACCAAGCTATAGCCCCACATCGCCGAGCTATAGTCCAACATCACCGGTTTATAGTCCGACCTCGCCAGCATACAGCCCAACATCTCCTGCATACAGCCCGACGTCGCCATCTTACAGCCCAACGTCGCCATCATACAGCCCTACTTCTCCCTCGTACAGCCCGACATCACCCTCATACAGCCCCACGTCACCCTCATACAGCCCGACATCCCCCTCATACAGCCCTACCTCGCCCTCATACAGCCCTACATCGCCTGCATACAGCCCTACATCGCCTGGTTACAGCCCGACGTCACCGAGCTACAGCCCTACTTCACCGAACTACAGCCCCACTTCACCGAGCTACAATCCTTCTTCGGCCAAGTACAGTCCTTCACATGCTTATTCTCCAAGCAGTCCAAGGATGATGAGCCCGTACAGTCAGACTTCTCCGAACTACAG CCCGACCTCACCGACCTACTCGCCCACCTCACCATCATATGCACAACCAAGCCCGTCATACAGCCCTACAAG CCCGCACACTACCTCTGGAGGACCTAGCCCAGATTACAGCCCGACATCTCCAAACTACAG CCCCAGCGCAAGCTACTCCCCGACTGCACCGGGCTACTCCCCGTCATCCACCGGCCCGCAGACAACTGACAAGGACGATGAGACTGTTGACTAG